One Malania oleifera isolate guangnan ecotype guangnan chromosome 10, ASM2987363v1, whole genome shotgun sequence genomic region harbors:
- the LOC131167051 gene encoding ankyrin repeat-containing protein ITN1 codes for MASLIEEQRADWDLEKGGLTTPPPPSQNPVLEPSPSPSPSSTATPPALVLSNSGKRIDQAGRKKYVKQVTGRHNDTELHLAAQRGDLAAVKQILGDINSQIEGTLSGAEFDTEVKEIRAAVVNEVNELGETALFTAAEKGRLEVVKELLKYSSKETVTKKNHSGFDPFHIAAREGHQAIVQVFLDHDLSLSKTTGPSNATPLITAASRGHTAVVNELLSKDSGSLEISRSNGKNALHLAARQGYVEIVKALLDKDPQLARRTDKKGQTALHMAVKGVSCEVVTLLLEADAAIVMLPDKNGNTALHVATRKKRAEIVSELLSLPDTNVNALTRDHKTAFDIAEKLTLCEESAAIKECLSRFGAVRANELNQPRDELRKTVSQIKKDVHTQLEQTRRTNKNVHGIAKELRKLHREGINNATNSVTVVAVLFATVAFAAIFTVPGGDDNNGKAVTVNRASFKIFFIFNAIALFTSLAVVVVQITLVRGETKAERRVVEVINKLMWLASVCTSVAFMASSYIVVGRQYEWAATLVTVVGGVIMAGVLGAMTYCVFKSKRMRSMRKKDKQRGRSGSSSRIPSEFSNSDIDRFYAI; via the exons ATGGCTTCCCTAATTGAAGAACAAA GAGCAGACTGGGACTTGGAGAAGGGGGGACTGACGACGCCTCCGCCGCCGAGTCAGAACCCCGTTTTGGAGCCCTCGCCTTCGCCGTCGCCGTCGTCGACGGCCACGCCGCCGGCCCTGGTGCTGTCGAACTCCGGGAAGCGGATCGACCAGGCGGGGCGGAAGAAGTACGTGAAGCAGGTCACCGGGCGGCACAACGACACCGAGCTCCACCTGGCGGCGCAGCGCGGCGATCTGGCCGCCGTGAAGCAGATCCTCGGCGATATCAACTCGCAGATTGAGGGGACTCTGAGCGGGGCCGAGTTCGACACCGAGGTCAAGGAGATTCGGGCCGCTGTGGTGAATGAGGTGAACGAGTTGGGGGAGACGGCTCTTTTCACCGCTGCCGAAAAGGGTAGGCTTGAAGTTGTGAAGGAATTGTTGAAGTATTCGAGTAAGGAGACTGTCACGAAGAAGAATCACTCAGGGTTTGATCCCTTCCATATTGCTGCAAGAGAAGGACATCAAG CCATTGTGCAAGTATTTCTAGATCATGACTTAAGTCTTAGTAAAACAACTGGCCCATCAAATGCAACACCCCTTATAACTGCAGCTTCAAGAGGACACACTGCAGTAGTCAATGAACTTCTGTCAAAAGACTCTGGTTCGCTGGAGATTTCAAGATCCAATGGGAAGAATGCTTTGCATTTGGCTGCTCGACAGGGATATGTGGAAATTGTAAAAGCACTGCTTGACAAAGACCCACAATTGGCTCGAAGGACTGACAAGAAGGGTCAAACTGCATTGCATATGGCTGTAAAAGGGGTTAGCTGCGAAGTGGTAACGTTGCTTCTCGAGGCAGATGCTGCAATTGTGATGCTTCCCGATAAGAATGGCAACACTGCATTACATGTGGCCACCAGGAAAAAGAGAGCAGAG ATAGTGAGCGAGCTGTTGTCTCTGCCAGACACCAATGTTAATGCATTGACCAGAGATCACAAAACTGCTTTTGACATAGCTGAAAAACTCACCCTCTGCGAAGAATCTGCTGCTATAAAGGAGTGCCTTTCTCGGTTTGGTGCTGTCAGAGCTAATGAACTCAACCAACCGAGAGATGAGTTGAGGAAAACTGTGTCCCAGATCAAGAAAGATGTCCACACCCAGCTTGAGCAAACCAGGAGAACCAACAAAAATGTTCATGGAATTGCTAAAGAGCTGAGGAAACTCCACCGGGAAGGGATTAACAATGCCACCAACTCAGTCACTGTGGTGGCAGTGCTTTTTGCAACAGTTGCATTTGCCGCCATCTTCACTGTTCCTGGTGGGGATGATAATAATGGGAAGGCTGTGACGGTGAATCGCGCTTCTTTTAAGATCTTCTTCATTTTTAATGCCATTGCACTTTTTACTTCCCTCGCCGTAGTGGTAGTTCAGATTACATTGGTTAGAGGCGAGACAAAAGCAGAGAGACGCGTGGTGGAGGTGATTAACAAGTTAATGTGGTTGGCCTCGGTCTGCACTTCAGTGGCGTTTATGGCTTCCTCCTACATAGTGGTTGGGAGGCAGTACGAGTGGGCTGCTACTTTGGTCACAGTTGTGGGGGGAGTGATAATGGCAGGAGTTCTTGGGGCCATGACTTACTGCGTGTTTAAGTCGAAAAGGATGCGATCAATGCGGAAGAAGGACAAGCAACGTGGTAGGAGTGGATCCAGCTCAAGGATTCCTTCTGAGTTCTCCAATTCGGATATTGATCGTTTTTATGCTATTTGA